Genomic window (Cellulosilyticum lentocellum DSM 5427):
CTTTAAGCTTAGTAAGTGGCTATCGTTCTTTTATTTATCAGCAAAAGCTTTTTGATAAAAAAATAGCTTTCTATCAAAAACAAGGTATGGATGAAACAACAGCCAAAATAGAAGCTGCTAAAATAGTAGCAGTTCCTGGACATAGTGAACATCAGTTAGGCTTAGCCATTGATGTGACAACTTGGAGTATGAGAGTTCTGGAAGATCCTCTTATTATAAGTTTTGGTGAAACGCCCACTGGTAAATGGCTCTTGAAAAATAGTTATTTAGAAGGATTTGTACTACGTTATCCTAAAGATAAAACACACATCACACACATTACGTATGAACCTTGGCATTACCGTTATGTAGGTATAGAAGTAGCTACCGTGATGAAACAAAAGGGGCTTTGTTTAGAAGAGTATATAGCGCTAAATCAAGGTTAATATAAATGATATTTATTAGGAGGAGCAAATGAAAAACTATAGTTTAAATGAACTAAGAGAAATGTATCTTAAATTTTTTGAAAGTAAAATGCATCTTCGTGCAAAAAGCTTTCCATTAGTACCACACAATGATAATAGTTTATTACTCATTAATGCAGGTATGGCACCACTTAAACCATACTTTACTGGTCAAGAAGAACCACCTAGAAGAAGAATGACAACTTGTCAAAAATGTATTCGTACAGGTGATATTGAAAATGTTGGTAAAACAGCACGTCACGGTACTTTCTTTGAAATGCTGGGGAACTTCTCATTTGGTGACTATTTTAAAGAAGAAGCGATTGAATGGGCTTGGGAGTTTGTTACAAAACACCTTGAGATTCCAGTAGAACGTTTATTTGCAACTGTTTACCAAGATGATGAAGAAGCAGCTGAAATCTGGAGAAATAAAATTGGCTTACCTAATGAAAAAGTTATTTATATGGGTAAAGAAGATAACTTCTGGGAAGCTGGTATTGATGGACCTTGTGGCCCTTGTTCAGAGATCTATTTTGATAGAGGTCCTGAATTTGGCTGCGATAGCCCTGATTGTGGTGTGGGTTGTGACTGTGACCGTTATATGGAATTCTGGAACTTAGTATTTACCCAATTTGAGCGCCATGAAGACGGGACTTACACACCACTTGCTCAAAAGAATATTGACACAGGTATGGGACTTGAAAGACTTGCAGCTATGATGCAAGGTGTAAGTTCTATCTTTGATGTCGATACAATCAAAGCTATCCGTGATCACGTCTGCCAGCTTGCAGGTGTTACTTATGGTGAAAATTACAAAAACGACGTATCAATTCGTGTTATCACAGACCATATTCGTTCAGTAACTTTTATGGCTGCGGATGGTGTTCTTCCTTCTAATGAAGGGCGCGGCTATGTTATGCGAAGACTTCTTAGACGTGCCGTTAGACATGCTAAATTATTAGGTATTGAAGGTTTATTCTTAAAAGATCTTGTTAAAACAGTAGTTGATAATTCCAAACATGAGTATACAGAGCTTGAAGATAAATATGAATATATTACGAAACTTCTTACTGTAGAAGAAAAGAACTTTAATGAAACGATTGACCGTGGACTTAATATTTTAAAAGCACACATCGATGAAATGAAAGCAGAAGGTAAAACGGTATTAGACGGTAAAGCTTGCTTTACACTTTCTGATACTTATGGTTTTCCTATTGATTTAACACATGAAATTCTTGAGGAACAGGGATTAAAAGCTGATGAAGAAGGTTTCAAAGTAGAAATGGATGCTCAACGTCAAAAAGCAAGGGATGCGCGTGGTGGTTCTAAATATATGGGTGCAGATGAAACCATATTTAATCAAATGGATTCAACTATGAAGACAACTTTTGTGGGTTATGATAAGCTTGAAACAACAGGTACATTAGAGGTACTTGCAAATGATGAAGAACTTTTAGAAGCAGCAGGCTGTGGTGACTCTATTTATGTTGTTATTTCTGAAACACCATTTTATGCTGAAAGTGGTGGTCAGGCAGGTGATACCGGTCTTATTACAACAGCTACAGGTAAAGCTGTTGTTAGCGATACAACTAAAGTTATCGGTGGTAAGTTTGCTCATCATGCTCAAGTAGTAGAAGGTTCTATTGAAAAAGGTCAATCTGCTACTTTTACAGTAGAAAATGTATCACGTATGGATACTTCTCGTAACCATAGTGCAACTCACCTTTTACAAAAAGCATTACGTGAAGTGGTAGGTGGGCATATCGAGCAAGCAGGTTCAAATGTGAATAAAGATCGTCTACGTTTTGACTTCACTCACTTTGAAGCTTTAACTCATGAACAACTTGAAAAAGT
Coding sequences:
- a CDS encoding M15 family metallopeptidase is translated as MNDVCLVNPSHGLSETFIPEDLIQDPTSGIWVCEVVLHAFIRLNNRLFNEWLEPLSLVSGYRSFIYQQKLFDKKIAFYQKQGMDETTAKIEAAKIVAVPGHSEHQLGLAIDVTTWSMRVLEDPLIISFGETPTGKWLLKNSYLEGFVLRYPKDKTHITHITYEPWHYRYVGIEVATVMKQKGLCLEEYIALNQG
- the alaS gene encoding alanine--tRNA ligase; its protein translation is MKNYSLNELREMYLKFFESKMHLRAKSFPLVPHNDNSLLLINAGMAPLKPYFTGQEEPPRRRMTTCQKCIRTGDIENVGKTARHGTFFEMLGNFSFGDYFKEEAIEWAWEFVTKHLEIPVERLFATVYQDDEEAAEIWRNKIGLPNEKVIYMGKEDNFWEAGIDGPCGPCSEIYFDRGPEFGCDSPDCGVGCDCDRYMEFWNLVFTQFERHEDGTYTPLAQKNIDTGMGLERLAAMMQGVSSIFDVDTIKAIRDHVCQLAGVTYGENYKNDVSIRVITDHIRSVTFMAADGVLPSNEGRGYVMRRLLRRAVRHAKLLGIEGLFLKDLVKTVVDNSKHEYTELEDKYEYITKLLTVEEKNFNETIDRGLNILKAHIDEMKAEGKTVLDGKACFTLSDTYGFPIDLTHEILEEQGLKADEEGFKVEMDAQRQKARDARGGSKYMGADETIFNQMDSTMKTTFVGYDKLETTGTLEVLANDEELLEAAGCGDSIYVVISETPFYAESGGQAGDTGLITTATGKAVVSDTTKVIGGKFAHHAQVVEGSIEKGQSATFTVENVSRMDTSRNHSATHLLQKALREVVGGHIEQAGSNVNKDRLRFDFTHFEALTHEQLEKVEALVNEKILEGLTITIKEMPIDEARKLGAMALFGEKYGQTVRVVNMGDYSVELCGGTHLQNTAAIGTFKIISETGVAAGVRRIEAVTGRGALHFYQTMENSLNEVSALVKAKKTEVVKKVESMTIELKNLEKENEKLKAEIAASKAGALTEQAKTINGIKVLVSQIDELDMNDLKNMGDSLKDQLQDGVVLLMSHVADKVNLVAMATPSAVEKGVHCGQIISAVAGVVGGKGGGRPNMAQAGGKDASKIKEAITVAETTINAQLNA